One segment of Podospora pseudopauciseta strain CBS 411.78 chromosome 5 map unlocalized CBS411.78m_5.2, whole genome shotgun sequence DNA contains the following:
- the VPS13 gene encoding Vacuolar protein sorting-associated protein 13 (EggNog:ENOG503NVAS; COG:U; BUSCO:EOG09260075) — protein sequence MLEGLVAGLLNRFLGMYVKNFDPTQLKVGIWSGDVKLRNLELRREALDQLKLPINVIEGHLGELTLVIPWSNLRGAPVKIFIEDVFLLASPKEEAEYNEEEEERRKQRIKMEKLDSAELLKERSQEGLSQEEQKRTQSFTESLVTKIVDNLQITVKNIHVRYEDAISAPGHPFALGITLEEFSAISTDGQWTPTFIQDSSHTTHKLATLESLAVYWNTDTKLMGPGRELSTPDTEVTPHDEMLANFRSMIVSGENDQSGTHQFILKPVSGQAKIELDKTGSRQVPKFKGNLLFDEIGLVLDDQQYRDALMMVDLFHYFIRHQEYKKYQPKGVRPKEDPRAWLQFAGNAVLSKIHERNRRWSWDYFKERRDDRRRYIELFKKKKQSQQLSAQENDDLNRLEWKLDYEDLRFWRSLARNQLKRENAEALRNRPPAQPQQQQGWLAWAWGSKPQHQEKQDESENIQITEEQRKELYEVIDWDEKTALAAEVDVPRDTVKMQLEASLSMGSFTLKQSPHGDTRDLISLHFDVFKAKGIKRPDSFLADLSLGGLRVNDGTTPNSVYKEIVRVKDAPESDPDKRLSIAELEKNGNEAFFQFQVEQNPLDGQGDVAVTAKLKPLEIVWNPNVVVGVADFFRPPDRHMESINALMETAGATVEGLREQTRAGLEFALEEHKTVNAKLDLQAPLIIIPESITNKKSTCLILDAGHISLTSELVDRDTMKEVQSKQNQSYTDEDFKRLESLMYDRFLVKLTSTQVLIGPSIKETKQQLVEKDERQKLHIVDKINVNFVVETSIIPKAPNLTKLRVSGHLPVLHVSASDAKYKTLMRIIEVAIPKFDGDQTQTSLETRPKRPRLASNASSRSQRWADRAPSTQLLQFPSAQQAIILNDDDLDDDNDKFEDAKDTSAKDQLKLQQRIFEFKFTVDQLRGSLYRSDPDKKRPDQLLVELVAEHFGVEYYLRPYDMAAEVALGSVTVDDFVDNPSAEFKSIVSSGDVEDRQQARNLVHVKFVRVKKESPEFMSVYEGIETNVDVAVSTINLVVTRKTLLTLLDFILVTFTNNNASNNASTQKAITDDDSEVDVEVVPPEEELQQEAGAIRVKVDLKSIRMILNNDGIRLATLSFNHADVGVFLLGRTMRVNTKLGDLTLVDDVNQGVSEDSSLRQLVTIQGKELANFRYETFDPLKPELYPGYDSSIFLRAGSVKVNFLEEPFRKIVDFLVKFGKMQAIYNAARQAAANQANQLQQTSSRIKFDVVINTPIVVFPRVVMPERPKRDVITAYLGEIYAQNKFAPLDDSENADIAMKLSAGIRNIRLTSNFHYTGDRSEELELIDHVDLEFKVTYAEHKEGVKRPDFDIEGTMTDFNLRITPYQLNSLLELSRSVPAAFAGGAEQSDEEAERDVDDATLERARTMTGFNSESSNEKLIDMGPELGTHGQAWTKLDLVFTVNTIGLELIRAPEDAPVGDMDAASLSKFSLDSSVIKTRMDSNGSLEAELVIQAFTIFDTRHRETNKFRRIMTSNNKDVQQFMASITMSGGEERNVIAMIAIDSPRVIFALDYLFALQKFITVSTQVVELPAIPDKSPIESPEEMSDADSMQVSLGRPSQSSSRGISPSKPAEAPKAPEPKKLTFAYRVNVVDAQVILIANPLSASSEALVLGTKQVLLSQQHAFTFQISQCGMFLCRMDRFDDSRLRIIDDFSVQMSMDSSQPQTTKIHVDVEPLILRVSLRDILLVMQTITKASELSGGTPANNHTAKASDQKAKQLKAPPGLKQRSASGKGGSTLAARTRASKKSVGGVSTSGRSTKSGQLVPHDIVKAPPRHEELTATIDGVRLVLIGDLHELPILDMSIKKFTSTAANWSSNLKAEASIEMYTNIYNFANSAWEPLIEPWQVGLGVARDQASGVTSVDVASNRTFDVTVTTASIALLSKSFAFFSQDQDVLSKPRGAEAPYRIRNHTGFNVAVHAKRQSSEEPTSLRLEDGQEAPWSFEDWEKMRENVLAENGVSSVGVQLEGSGFDMVKNIRLTREGEFLYALKPKADQVLHKLLVHVELGTDNVKYVTLRSPLLVENETDIPVEIGVYDAHEGHLLKIEKIAPGESRPAPVGAVYLKSLLVRPDPGFGYGWSNDTLWWRDLLKRPTKTMVCKGDHAEPFYFQMSARFDKANPMTRNYPYMRLKLSAPVTLENLLPYDFKYRIYDKNTKKDWSNFLRKGGVSPVHVVELSHLLLLSVDMQDTVFKPSEFAIINAGATDDFKKETHLVCKDDAGMALNLRLHYYRIPDSGGAFKVTVYSPYVVLNKTGMDVSVRSKGFMQQAKAAAGQALIDIGNESHRKTKPMMFSFNSDDHRNRALLKVGDSEWSKPQSFDAIGSTSEVVLNSPTRNAEIHLGVTVESGQGKYKMIKTVTLAPRYVIQNKLGEDINIREPSSSGLISLKSGAFRPLHFLNRGHVKQLCMCHPGVDNQWTAPFNISDLGTTHIKIAKAGQRQRLVRVDILMEDATIFLNLSMEQKAWPFSMRNESDTEFTFYQVNPNIDEDGTEDRSGWRPVRYRLPPRSIMPYAWDFPAAKHKEVCISAYNKERYVKLAEIGNLMPMKFIGTNGQSKIIDINVTADGPTQTLILSNFKQSKSLYRQKSNAGSTTSREGFEAKELDTGTTFRAQLRLSGIGVSLINSQLKELAYITFRDVALRYSDSPLYQTISLAVKWIQIDNQLYGGIFPMILYPSVVPKRAQEVDAHPSLHAMVTRVKDDSYGVEYIKYATILLQEMTVELDEDFIYAVLEYSKIPGASWSDTVEEDKLCDDNIDVPQPKQQQSGKDIYFEVLNIQPMQLDLSFVRTERVNAEDKTSSRNPVMFFFNVMTMAIGNINDAPIRFNALMLENVRVSIPILIQNISNHYSQEALYQVHKILGSADFLGNPVGLFNNISSGFADIFYEPYQGLIMSDKPEDFGLGVARGAGSFFKKSVFGVSDSLSKVTGSFAKGLAAATMDKQFQDRRRITRARNRPKHAIYGVTAGANSLFTSVASGVGGLARKPLEGAEQEGALGFFKGIGKGVVGLATKPAIGVLDFASNISEGVRNTTTVFDGSELDRVRLPRYIPADGIVRPYSQREALGQSWLKQVDNGKYFDEQYIAHLELPTEDMVVMVTYSRILLIRSRRLQTEWDVPLKDIQTIAKERTGLSLTLRGGTNGPFIPIGEESGRTFIYRMVAVAVEEFNRRFRGLE from the exons AGAGTTCAGCGCTATCAGCACAGACGGGCAATGGACACCCACCTTCATCCAGGACTCAAGCCATACGACACACAAGCTCGCGACGTTGGAGTCATTAGCGGTATACTGGAATACAGACACAAAGCTTATGGGTCCTGGGAGGGAGTTATCGACGCCTGATACCGAGGTGACGCCACATGACGAGATGCTCGCCAACTTCAGGTCCATGATTGTGAGCGGGGAGAACGACCAATCTGGCACGCATCAGTTCATCCTGAAGCCTGTTTCCGGCCAGGCCAAGATCGAGCTCGACAAGACCGGAAGTCGACAGGTGCCCAAGTTCAAGGGCAACCTGCTGTTTGATGAAATTGGTCTTGTGTTGGATGACCAGCAATACCGTGATgcgctgatgatggtggaccTCTTCCATTACTTTATTCGACATCAAGAGTACAAGAAATACCAGCCCAAGGGAGTCAGACCAAAAGAGGATCCGCGCGCATGGCTCCAGTTTGCCGGCAATGCTGTGCTGAGCAAGATCCACGAGCGCAACAGGCGTTGGTCCTGGGACTACTTCAAAGAGCGCAGGGATGACAGGAGGCGGTACATTGAGTTGttcaaaaagaagaagcagagcCAACAGTTGTCAGCCCAGGAGAATGACGACCTCAACAGGCTGGAGTGGAAGCTCGATTACGAGGATCTCCGGTTCTGGCGCTCGCTCGCCCGTAACCAGCTTAAGAGGGAGAATGCGGAAGCCCTCAGGAACCGTCCACCCGcgcaaccacagcaacaacagggCTGGCTGGCCTGGGCGTGGGGTTCCAAGCCGCAACATCAAGAGAAGCAGGATGAGTCTGAGAACATCCAGATCACCGAGGAGCAACGCAAGGAGCTTTACGAGGTTATCGACTGGGATGAGAAGACGGCACTTGCCGCCGAGGTCGACGTACCGAGGGACACTGTCAAGATGCAACTCGAGGCATCTCTTAGCATGGGAAGTTTCACGCTCAAGCAAAGTCCTCATGGTGACACCCGAGATCTGATTAGTCTTCACTTTGATGTGTTCAAGGCGAAGGGTATTAAGCGTCCCGACTCGTTCCTGGCTGACCTCAGTCTTGGTGGCCTGCGCGTCAACGATGGCACCACTCCCAACAGTGTCTACAAGGAGATTGTCCGCGTCAAGGATGCCCCGGAGAGCGACCCCGACAAACGCCTGTCCATCgctgagctggagaagaacgGTAACGAGGCATTCTTCCAGTTCCAGGTCGAGCAGAACCCTCTGGATGGACAAGGTGATGTGGCTGTGACTGCCAAGCTCAAGCCTCTGGAAATTGTGTGGAATCCCAATGTCGTCGTAGGTGTGGCCGACTTCTTCAGGCCACCAGACCGGCACATGGAGTCCATCAACGCGCTCATGGAGACAGCTGGTGCTACGGTGGAGGGCCTTCGGGAGCAGACGAGAGCAGGTCTGGAGTTTGCCTTGGAGGAACACAAGACTGTCAATGCCAAGCTCGACTTGCAAGCGCCCCTTATCATCATCCCCGAGAGCATTACCAACAAGAAGTCGACATGCCTGATTCTGGATGCCGGTCACATCAGCCTGACCAGCGAGCTAGTGGACAGGGATACGATGAAGGAGGTCCAGTCCAAGCAGAACCAGAGCTACACAGACGAAGACTTTAAGCGGCTGGAATCTCTCATGTATGATCGGTTCTTGGTCAAGCTCACATCCACTCAGGTCTTGATTGGACCCTCTATTAAGGAGACGAAACAACAGCTGGTAGAGAAGGACGAACGTCAAAAGCTTCACATTGTTGACAAGATCAACGTCAATTTTGTTGTCGAGAcgtccatcatccccaaagcTCCGAACCTCACGAAGCTCAGAGTGTCTGGTCATCTCCCCGTGCTACATGTCAGCGCATCGGATGCCAAGTACAAGACTCTCATGCGAATCATCGAAGTCGCGATACCCAAGTTTGATGGTGACCAGACACAAACGTCACTGGAAACCCGCCCCAAGCGACCCCGTCTCGCCAGCAATGCCTCGTCACGGTCACAGCGGTGGGCGGACCGTGCGCCGTCTACTCAGCTTCTCCAGTTCCCCTCCGCTCAGCAAGCCATCATCTTGAACGACGACGACTTGGATGATGATAACGACAAGTTTGAAGACGCCAAAGACACCTCTGCTAAGGACCAGTTGAAGCTCCAGCAACGGATATTCGAGTTCAAGTTCACAGTTGACCAGCTCAGGGGGTCACTTTACCGCAGCGATCCTGACAAGAAACGCCCAGATCAGCTTCTTGTGGAACTCGTGGCCGAACACTTTGGTGTTGAGTACTACCTTCGGCCCTATGACATGGCAGCTGAAGTGGCACTGGGTTCAGTGACCGTCGACGACTTTGTGGATAACCCTTCCGCCGAGTTCAAGTCCATCGTGTCGTCTGGTGATGTAGAAGATCGCCAGCAAGCGAGAAACCTGGTTCATGTCAAGTTTGTTAGGGTCAAGAAGGAGTCGCCAGAGTTCATGAGTGTTTATGAAGGCATCGAGACCAACGTGGATGTCGCCGTCTCCACCATCAATCTCGTCGTCACGCGCAAGACTCTTCTCACGCTGCTCGacttcatcctcgtcaccTTCACCAATAACAATGCAAGCAACAACGCCAGTACACAAAAAGCTATTACCGACGATGACTCGGAAGTTGATGTGGAAGTGGTCCCCCCAGAGGAAGAGCTCCAGCAGGAGGCCGGGGCAATCCGGGTCAAGGTTGATCTCAAGAGTATTCGCATGATCCTGAATAATGATGGGATCCGGCTGGCCACTCTGTCGTTCAACCATGCCGATGTTGGAGTCTTCCTTCTTGGCAGAACCATGCGGgtcaacaccaagctcgGCGACCTGACTCTGGTGGACGATGTCAACCAGGGTGTTTCAGAAGACTCTAGTCTTCGTCAACTGGTAACAATCCAGGGCAAAGAGCTCGCCAATTTCCGGTACGAGACTTTTGATCCACTCAAGCCGGAGCTGTACCCAGGCTATGACTCGTCCATCTTCTTGCGTGCCGGTTCCGTCAAGGTCAATTTCCTTGAAGAGCCTTTCCGGAAGATTGTGGACTTCCTCGTCAAGTTTGGCAAAATGCAAGCCATCTACAATGCTGCTCGTCAGGCTGCGGCTAACCAGGCCAACCAGCTGCAACAGACGTCAAGTCGGATAAAGTTCGACGTTgtcatcaacacccccattGTTGTCTTCCCTCGAGTTGTGATGCCCGAAAGGCCGAAGCGAGACGTCATCACGGCCTACCTGGGAGAGATCTATGCCCAGAACAAGTTTGCCCCGCTTGACGATTCGGAGAACGCAGATATTGCCATGAAGCTGTCTGCTGGTATCCGCAATATTCGTCTGACTTCCAACTTCCACTACACTGGTGACCGCTCGGAGGAGTTGGAACTGATCGACCACGTTGATCTCGAGTTTAAGGTCACGTACGCCGAGCACAAGGAGGGCGTCAAGCGGCCCGACTTTGACATTGAGGGAACCATGACTGACTTCAACCTCCGCATCACTCCCTACCAGCTCAATTCTCTTCTTGAGCTGTCCAGGTCTGTGCCTGCCGCctttgctggtggtgctgagcAGAGTGACGAGGAGGCTGAGCGTGACGTCGACGATGCTACTCTGGAGCGTGCTAGGACCATGACTGGCTTTAATAGCGAGAGTAGCAACGAGAAGCTCATCGACATGGGCCCTGAACTTGGCACTCACGGCCAGGCCTGGACGAAGTTGGACCTTGTCTTCACGGTCAACACCATTGGCTTGGAGTTGATTCGTGCCCCGGAAGATGCCCCAGTTGGCGATATGGACGCTGCCAGTCTTTCCAAGTTTAGCCTAGATTCAAGCGTTATTAAGACCCGGATGGACTCGAATGGGAGTCTCGAGGCTGAACTTGTTATCCAGGCCTTCACCATCTTTGACACACGGCATCGCGAGACCAACAAGTTCCGTCGCATCATGACGAGCAACAACAAGGATGTCCAACAGTTCATGGCCAGCATCACGATGTcaggtggtgaggagaggAACGTCATCGCCATGATTGCTATCGACAGTCCTCGTGTCATCTTCGCTTTAGACTACCTCTTTGCGTTGCAGAAGTTCATTACTGTTAGTACGCAGGTTGTCGAGCTACCTGCTATCCCAGACAAGAGCCCAATAGAGAGCCCGGAGGAGATGAGCGATGCAGACTCCATGCAAGTTAGTCTCGGCAGACCTTCCCAGAGTAGCAGCCGCGGAATCTCTCCGTCGAAGCCAGCTGAAGCCCCGAAAGCACCGGAGCCCAAGAAGTTGACCTTTGCCTACCGCGTCAACGTGGTTGATGCCCAAGTCATTCTCATCGCCAACCCATTGAGTGCAAGCTCAGAGGCTCTCGTGCTGGGAACGAAGCAAGTCCTCCTGTCCCAGCAGCACGCCTTCACCTTCCAGATATCTCAATGCGGCATGTTCCTGTGCCGGATGGACCGCTTCGACGATTCACGGCTCAGAATCATTGACGACTTCTCCGTCCAGATGTCCATGGATAGCTCGCAACCGCAGACAACCAAGATCCATGTCGATGTTGAGCCTCTTATTCTTAGGGTCTCGCTCCGAGATATTTTGCTGGTGATGCAGACAATCACAAAAGCATCTGAGCTGTCTGGTGGCACTCCCGCAAACAATCATACTGCTAAAGCCTCCGATCAGAAGGCGAAGCAGCTCAAGGCACCGCCTGGATTGAAGCAACGATCGGCCAGTGGAAAGGGCGGGTCCACCCTCGCTGCGAGAACACGGGCAAGCAAGAAGAGTGTCGGCGGTGTCAGCACCTCTGGTCGTTCCACCAAGTCCGGGCAACTCGTGCCGCATGATATTGTCAAGGCGCCTCCTAGACACGAAGAGCTCACTGCCACCATTGACGGAGTCCGTCTAGTGCTGATCGGCGATTTGCACGAACTTCCCATTCTGGATATGAGCATCAAGAAGTTCACAAGCACCGCTGCAAACTGGTCTTCCAACCTCAAGGCGGAGGCATCCATCGAGATGTACACCAACATCTACAACTTTGCCAATTCCGCCTGGGAGCCTCTGATCGAGCCCTGGCAAGTTGGTCTTGGTGTAGCTCGTGACCAGGCCTCTGGTGTCACCTCGGTTGATGTTGCCTCCAACCGGACTTTTGATGTCACTGTCACCACTGCTAGCATTGCTCTCTTGTCCAAGTccttcgccttcttttcTCAGGACCAGGATGTTTTGTCCAAGCCTCGGGGTGCTGAAGCACCATATCGCATCCGCAATCACACGGGGTTCAACGTTGCTGTACATGCCAAGCGACAGAGCAGTGAAGAGCCGACGTCTCTCAGACTGGAAGATGGGCAGGAAGCACCTTGGAGTTTTGAGGACTGGGAGAAGATGCGTGAGAATGTTCTGGCAGAGAACGGTGTTAGCAGCGTTGGGGTGCAGCTGGAGGGCAGTGGCTTCGACATGGTTAAGAACATTCGCCTAACTCGAGAGGGCGAGTTTTTGTATGCCTTGAAGCCAAAGGCTGATCAGGTTCTGCACAAGCTCTTGGTCCACGTCGAGCTTGGAACCGACAACGTCAAATATGTGACTCTGCGCAGTCCATTGTTGGTTGAGAACGAGACGGATATTCCTGTCGAGATTGGTGTGTACGATGCGCACGAGGGCCACCTTCTCAAAATTGAGAAGATTGCGCCCGGTGAGAGCCGGCCAGCACCGGTTGGGGCTGTGTACTTGAAGAGTTTGCTTGTCCGTCCTGATCCTGGATTTGGATATGGATGGAGCAATGACACGTTATGGTGGAGGGACTTGCTTAAGCGGCCAACCAAGACGATGGTGTGCAAGGGGGACCATGCGGAGCCATTCTATTTCCAGATGTCTGCTCGCTTCGACAAGGCAAACCCCATGACTAG GAACTACCCATACATGCGTCTCAAACTCTCAGCACCAGTCACCTTGGAGAACTTGCTGCCTTATGACTTCAAGTATAGGATATACGACAAGAACACCAAGAAGGACTGGTCTAACTTCTTGCGCAAGGGCGGCGTCAGCCCTGTCCACGTTGTCGAGCTGTCGCACCTCTTGCTCCTCAGTGTCGATATGCAGGACACTGTGTTCAAGCCGAGCGAGtttgccatcatcaacgcTGGGGCCACCGATGACTTCAAGAAGGAAACACATCTCGTTTGCAAGGACGATGCTGGTATGGCGCTCAACCTGCGGCTGCACTACTATCGTATTCCAGACAGCGGTGGTGCGTTCAAGGTCACCGTGTACAGCCCCTACGTCGTGCTCAACAAGACGGGTATGGATGTCAGCGTCCGTTCCAAGGGCTTCATGCAACAGGCCAAGGCTGCGGCGGGTCAGGCACTCATCGACATTGGCAACGAAAGCCACCGCAAGACCAAGCCCATGATGTTCTCCTTCAATAGTGACGACCACCGCAATCGTGCTCTACTCAAGGTCGGCGACTCGGAGTGGAGTAAGCCGCAGAGCTTTGACGCGATCGGGAGCACGTCGGAAGTTGTGCTCAACTCTCCAACACGGAATGCCGAGATCCATCTTGGTGTTACTGTCGAGTCGGGTCAGGGCAAGTACAAGATGATCAAGACGGTTACCCTGGCGCCAAGATATGTCATCCAAAACAAGCTTGGGGAAGACATCAACATCCGGGAGCCCAGCTCATCTGGCCTTATCTCGCTCAAGAGTGGTGCCTTCCGGCCATTACACTTTCTCAACAGAGGTCATGTGAAGCAACTTTGCATGTGCCATCCTGGTGTCGACAACCAATGGACAGCACCTTTCAACATCTCAGATCTCGGCACAACTCACATCAAGATTGCCAAGGCTGGTCAGCGTCAGCGCCTCGTCCGGGTTGACATTCTCATGGAGGATGCCACCATATTCCTCAACCTGTCCATGGAGCAAAAGGCCTGGCCCTTCTCCATGCGCAATGAGAGTGACACCGAGTTCACCTTTTATCAGGTCAACCCCAATATCGATGAGGATGGCACCGAGGACCGGTCTGGCTGGAGGCCTGTGCGCTACCGTCTGCCACCCAGGAGCATCATGCCCTATGCCTGGGACTTCCCAGCCGCGAAGCACAAGGAGGTTTGCATCAGTGCTTACAACAAGGAGCGCTATGTTAAGCTGGCCGAGATTGGAAACTTGATGCCCATGAAGTTTATTGGCACCAACGGGCAGTCCAAGATCATTGACATCAATGTCACCGCCGACGGCCCGACACAGACTCTCATCCTGTCCAACTTTAAGCAGTCCAAGAGTTTGTACCGGCAAAAGTCCAACGCAGGATCCACCACCAGTCGCGAAGGCTTCGAGGCCAAGGAGTTGGATACAGGCACTACCTTTAGGGCGCAGCTGCGTCTGTCTGGCATTGGCGTATCCCTCATCAACTCACAGCTGAAGGAGTTGGCTTACATCACCTTCCGTGATGTGGCGCTTCGGTACAGTGACTCGCCTCTCTACCAGACTATCAGCCTGGCTGTCAAGTGGATCCAGATTGACAACCAACTCTATGGCGGCATCTTCCCCATGATTCTCTACCCCAGCGTGGTTCCGAAGCGCGCCCAGGAAGTTGACGCTCACCCGTCGCTGCACGCGATGGTCACTCGTGTCAAGGATGATTCTTATGGCGTCGAGTACATCAAGTACGCTACCATTCTCTTGCAAGAGATGACTGTCGAACTCGACGAAGACTTCATCTATGCGGTGTTGGAGTACTCCAAGATTCCGGGGGCTTCGTGGTCAGACACtgtcgaggaggacaagCTCTGCGATGACAACATTGACGTCCCGCagcccaagcagcagcagtccgGCAAGGACATCTACTTTGAGGTTCTCAACATTCAGCCCATGCAGCTTGATCTGTCTTTTGTGCGCACGGAGCGTGTCAATGCCGAAGACAAGACTTCGTCGCGGAACCCTGTCATGTTCTTCTTCAATGTCATGACCATGGCCATTGGAAACATCAACGATGCGCCCATCCGGTTCAACGCCTTGATGCTGGAGAACGTCCGTGTTTCAATCCCGATCCTGATCCAGAACATCTCGAACCACTACAGCCAAGAAGCACTGTACCAAGTTCACAAGATTTTGGGCAGTGCCGACTTCCTCGGTAACCCAGTCGGTCTGTTCAACAATATCAGCTCTGGCTTCGCCGACATCTTTTACGAACCCTACCAAGGGCTCATCATGTCTGACAAACCCGAGGACTTTGGTCTCGGCGTCGCCCGTGGCGCGGGTTCGTTCTTCAAAAAATCGGTCTTTGGCGTCAGTGACTCGCTCTCCAAGGTCACTGGCAGTTTCGCCAAGGGTCTTGCGGCGGCAACGATGGATAAGCAGTTCCAGGACAGGCGACGCATTACTCGTGCTCGCAACCGGCCAAAGCACGCCATTTACGGCGTCACTGCGGGCGCTAACAGCCTGTTCACCTCTGTTGCTTCAGGTGTGGGAGGTCTGGCGAGGAAGCCACTTGAGGGTGCGGAGCAAGAAGGTGCGCTGGGTTTCTTCAAGGGTATCGGGAAGGGTGTCGTTGGTCTAGCCACCAAACCAGCCATTGGCGTCTTGGATTTTGCGTCGAACATATCTGAAGGCGTACGCAACACCACGACCGTGTTTGACGGCTCGGAACTCGATCGTGTCCGTCTACCCCGTTACATTCCCGCAGACGGTATCGTCCGCCCCTACAGCCAACGGGAAGCGCTTGGTCAGTCATGGCTGAAGCAAGTGGACAATGGAAAGTATTTTGACGAGCAGTACATTGCCCACCTGGAGCTCCCGACGGAGGACATGGTGGTTATGGTGACGTACTCGAGGATTTTGCTGATTAGAAGCCGGAGGTTGCAGACGGAGTGGGATGTGCCGTTGAAGGATATTCAGACTATTGCCAAGGAGAGGACGGGGCTGAGCTTGacgttgaggggggggacgAACGGGCCGTTCATTCCTATTGGGGAAGAGAGTGGGAGGACGTTTATTTATAGGATGGTGGCCGTGGCGGTAGAGGAGTTTAATAGGAGGTTTAGGGGGTTGGAGTAG